From the genome of Rhizobium oryzihabitans:
GTCCGTATCGATGAAGGACTGGATATAGCCGTTGTCATCCCGGGGTTGTTCCGGAAAGGCCGCCGTAAATTCCGGACGGCGATCGTGGTTGCCGAGCATCAGCCGCACCGGCAAGGATACGGGCGCGAGAATGTCACGCAGCAGTTCATAGGCCTCGGGTTCACCGTGATTGCAGAGATCGCCCGTCATGACCAGAAGGTCGGCATTGGCGTGTTTTTCGACAATATCGGCAATCGCCGCGCGCAGCTGCTTTTCAGGGTCCACGCGGTTCACCGCAATGCCCGGCGGCACAAGATGGGTATCAGTGATCTGGATGATCTTCATCGTCAGTCTTTCTGCGCAAAATGGCTGCGGGAACGAATTTCCCCGCAGCCTTTTCGATGGTTTTTCTTATTTCATCAGGGCGTTGGTCTGCTCGACGATCTGCTTGAGCCCGGCTTCCGGCGTCACTTCGCCGCGCATTACGGTGCCGATGATGTCGCGCTGTGTGCGCCAGATGCGGACGGATTCACCACCCGGATAAGCGCCCCAGGGCAAGGACCGGTCAGCCTGCAGCGAAGCGGTCTTTACGTTCGGGTTCTCGGCGTAATAAGGAGCCAGGAAGTCAGGGCCGGTTGCGAGCTTGTTCGTAGGCAGGTAGCCGGTGATGCGAACGATGGTGTTCTGCGCCTCGGGGCCGGTGATCCACTTCAGGTATTTCCAGGCTGCATCCTGCTTGGCCTTTTCCTGCGTCAGGATGACGGCAGAGTTGCCACCCGTCGGAACGCCGCCCTTTTCCTTGTTGTCGAGCGGGAAGGTCGCCGTCTTCAGCTTGAAGCGGTCGCCAACCAGACCCTGGATCGTCTGCACGTGAGCCGGGGTCGAGAAGATGAAGCCGGTGAGACCTGCACCGAACTGCTGGCGGGACTGGTCCCAGTCGAGCAGGTTCTGGCCACCTTCGGTGACGAACTGGCGCGCCATCTTCAGAGCGTTGAGGCCGATTTCATTGTCGAAGGCAACGGTCTTCGTCTTGTCATCAACGAGCTTGCCGCCCTGTTCGAAGACGAGCGCCTGCCACAACCAGTCGTCACCCCAGCCATTGATGTCATAGCTCATGCCGGCCAGCTTCGGGTCGAGAGCCTTGATCTTCTTGGCAAGAGCAATGAGTTCCGGGAAGGTCGTCGGCATCTTGTCCGGGTCGCCACCAGCCTTGGTCACGAGTTCGGAGTTGATGTAGATGATCGGCGAGGACGCGTTGACCGGCAGACCATACTGCTTGCCGTCGATCTGGCCGAGTGCCGCCATCTTCGGGCTGTAGTTCTTGTCGAGGAAAGCCTGACCGCCTTCAGCCTGGATGAACGGGCCGAGATCGGTGATCTGGTTGCGGGGCGCCAGCGCGTGAACGAGTTCCGCCGTCAGGTTGTAGCCCGAGAAATAAACGTCCGGCAGATTGCCGGTGACGGCTGAGCGCAGCACCTGCTGCTGGCCCTGGTTGTAACCTTCTGCCGGAGCGAGGAAATTGATCTTCACATCAGGGTTTTTCTTCATGAATTCATCGGCCAGCGGCTGATGGAACTTCGTGAAGCCCGGCAGGTTGTAGAGAACGTTGAGCGTGATTTCGTTGGCCAGAACCGGCTTTGCGAAGCCCGCAAAAGCCATGCCGAGTGCCAGACCGCTCATCACAGCGCGTCGGTTGATTTTCATGTCAGTCTCCAGAAATGGGTTGGGAGTAGGAGGAGTGTGAACGGCGTCACTTGACGCCGGTCATGGTAATACCGGCGATGAAATGCCGCCGTGCGAGGAGGAAGCACAGCACCATCGGCGCGGTAATGAGTGTGGCGCCCGCCATCAGCGCGCCGTAGTTCGCGCCGGATTCGATATCCGCGAAGAACATCATACCGAGAGGCGGAGGGGCCAATCTGGTGTCCGAAATAACGATCATCGGCCAGTAGAGATCGTTCCAGTGCGCCACCAGCGAAAAGACTGAAAATGCAGCCAGCGAGGGAAGAGAGCCGCGCAGAACCAGTCCCCAGCAGATTTCCATCTCGGAGAAGCCATCCATGCGCGCCGCCTCGATGATTTCATCGGGATAGCTGCGGAAAGACTGGTTGAACATGAAGATGGCAAAGACCGACAGGAAGAACGGCATCATCATCGCGAAGTAGGTATTCAGCAACTGCGCCTTCGCCAGACCGACGAACAGCGGCAGCGCCAGCGCCTGGATGGGCACGGAGAGCGCGGCGACGATCAGCGCCAGCAACAGCTTGCGCCCTGGAAAACGAAGCTTCGCCAGCGCATAGGCCGCAGGAACCGACGTCAGGATCTGCACGAACAGGATGCCGAAACATACGATGACGCCGTTCAGCATGAAGCGCGCCATGGGCACCTGGCCCGCTGCGCGGGAGTAACTCTCAACAGCGTCGAACTTCTCGGGGATCGGCCAGAACGAGACGCTGAAAACCTCTGACGGTGAGCGGATGGAGGTCAATAGCATCCAGTAGAACGGCAGAAGCATGACGAAAGCACCGAGCGCGAGCACAAGATGCGGGAAGTATTTCCGGAACCCGAACATCAGTAGTGCACCTTCCGGTCCATATGCAGCGTCTGGCCGATCGACAGGATCAACACGATCGCGAGAAAAATAAGGGTCAGCGCTGCTGCGTAGCCCGTGTTGGAATATTCAAAACCTTCAAGATAAAGAACGTAGAGCAGGGTTTCCGAACCGAATCGGCCCTTGGTCAACACCGCGACCGTCTCGAACACCTTGAAGGCCGAGATGGAGGTGGTGACCACCACGAACATCGTCGTCGGTCCGAGCATCGGCCACGTCACCGTCAGGAACCGGTCAAGCGGGTTCTTGGCGCCGTCGAGCCGTGCGGCCTCATGCAGATCCTTCGAAATGGCGGTGAGGCCCGCAAGGAACAGCACCATGTTGAAACCCAGAACCTGCCAGATGCCTATCAGCGCCATGGTAGGAATAAGCAGAACAGGGTTGGAGAGGAAAGCGACGGGCTCAAAACCCAGCCATTTGATCGCCGCATTCACCGGGCCGAGCGAAGGATGCAGCAGGAACTGCCACACGGTTGCCATGGCGACGAGGGTTGCGGTGACGGGGAGGAAATAGGCCACTTCCCAGAAAGCCCGGCTGCGTTTGCGATTGTAGACGAGAAGGGCGACGCCGAGCGCCAGAAACACACCGAAGGGAATGACGATGATGGCGTAGATGGCGGTATTCATCAGCGCGCGCAGGAAAACCGGGTCCCCAAACGCCTTGATGAAATTTCCGACGCCGACGAATTGCGTGGAGAGCGCGCCAAGCTGATAATCGGTGACGGAAAAACCGGCGAGAACAAGCATTGGAATGATATAGATCGCCAGCAGCAGCAGGCTTGCGGGGGCTGCGAACATCAGGCCGCGCCGGATCATGCGCCGGTCCGCCTTCGACAGGCGTCGCCGGGCCTTTGCAGGCGCGGGCGTGGAGAAATCGACCGCCGTCATGCCGGCACCCGTTCACGCACTGTCGTTTTGCGACGCAGGCCGTCGGCGGCGAAGAGATGGACACGTTCCGGCGCAAAACCGAGGTTCATCACGCCATCCGCGTCGGCACCCAGCGCCTCTCCCGCGCCCTGGCGCAAGGTGACGGCCACTGTCTCATCGCTCAGAAGGCGGCAGTTAACGAAACGGTCAGCCCCGTGAGTTTCGGTGCGCACTACACGCACCGAGAAACCTTCGGCACCCGGACGCAAATCTTCGGCGCGAAGACCAAGCGTCGCCGGACCG
Proteins encoded in this window:
- a CDS encoding carbohydrate ABC transporter permease — encoded protein: MTAVDFSTPAPAKARRRLSKADRRMIRRGLMFAAPASLLLLAIYIIPMLVLAGFSVTDYQLGALSTQFVGVGNFIKAFGDPVFLRALMNTAIYAIIVIPFGVFLALGVALLVYNRKRSRAFWEVAYFLPVTATLVAMATVWQFLLHPSLGPVNAAIKWLGFEPVAFLSNPVLLIPTMALIGIWQVLGFNMVLFLAGLTAISKDLHEAARLDGAKNPLDRFLTVTWPMLGPTTMFVVVTTSISAFKVFETVAVLTKGRFGSETLLYVLYLEGFEYSNTGYAAALTLIFLAIVLILSIGQTLHMDRKVHY
- a CDS encoding carbohydrate ABC transporter permease — protein: MFGFRKYFPHLVLALGAFVMLLPFYWMLLTSIRSPSEVFSVSFWPIPEKFDAVESYSRAAGQVPMARFMLNGVIVCFGILFVQILTSVPAAYALAKLRFPGRKLLLALIVAALSVPIQALALPLFVGLAKAQLLNTYFAMMMPFFLSVFAIFMFNQSFRSYPDEIIEAARMDGFSEMEICWGLVLRGSLPSLAAFSVFSLVAHWNDLYWPMIVISDTRLAPPPLGMMFFADIESGANYGALMAGATLITAPMVLCFLLARRHFIAGITMTGVK
- a CDS encoding ABC transporter substrate-binding protein — encoded protein: MKINRRAVMSGLALGMAFAGFAKPVLANEITLNVLYNLPGFTKFHQPLADEFMKKNPDVKINFLAPAEGYNQGQQQVLRSAVTGNLPDVYFSGYNLTAELVHALAPRNQITDLGPFIQAEGGQAFLDKNYSPKMAALGQIDGKQYGLPVNASSPIIYINSELVTKAGGDPDKMPTTFPELIALAKKIKALDPKLAGMSYDINGWGDDWLWQALVFEQGGKLVDDKTKTVAFDNEIGLNALKMARQFVTEGGQNLLDWDQSRQQFGAGLTGFIFSTPAHVQTIQGLVGDRFKLKTATFPLDNKEKGGVPTGGNSAVILTQEKAKQDAAWKYLKWITGPEAQNTIVRITGYLPTNKLATGPDFLAPYYAENPNVKTASLQADRSLPWGAYPGGESVRIWRTQRDIIGTVMRGEVTPEAGLKQIVEQTNALMK